The following are encoded in a window of Mycobacterium decipiens genomic DNA:
- a CDS encoding DUF4185 domain-containing protein, with the protein MSAIPRIVSLSLASAAAIGLIVPIGLAPPAMAAPCSGDAANAPPPPNAVVTDPGGTALGPVHPGRAPLPTGRRPRGANERAPLPKLGPLISALLNPGARPSAPLQQQALVPRANPGPNPAPHPPAAGQQPPTAPQLAPNPAPAPAPAPDPAPPEAAGDPGAAIAGASTSLAEWVTGPDSPNKTLERFGISGTDLGIPWDNGDPASHQVLMIFGDTFGYCAVDGHQWRYNTLFRSQDRDLANGVHVTSGEAANRFSGSPVHRPGFSKQLINSIKWAPDETGIIPTAGISVGKTQYVNFMSIRNWGRDGEWTTNYSGIAVSKDNGQTWGVYPGTIRASGPGSGGRAKFVPGNENFQMGAFVKSNDGYLYSFGTPPGRGGSAHLARVSQRFVPDLAKYEYFNGDSNSWVPGKPDAATPVIPGPVGEMSVQYNTYLKQYLALYTNGMNDVVARTAPAPQGPWSPEQMLVSSFQMPGGIYAPMMHPWSTGKDVYFNLSLWSAYNVMLMHTVLP; encoded by the coding sequence ATGTCGGCGATTCCTCGAATCGTGTCGTTATCGCTGGCGTCGGCGGCCGCCATCGGACTCATCGTTCCGATCGGCCTCGCGCCACCGGCGATGGCGGCGCCTTGCAGCGGAGACGCCGCCAACGCTCCGCCGCCACCGAACGCTGTCGTGACCGACCCCGGGGGCACGGCGCTCGGCCCGGTACACCCTGGGCGCGCTCCGCTACCGACCGGGCGCAGGCCTCGCGGCGCCAACGAACGCGCACCGTTGCCCAAGCTGGGCCCACTGATATCCGCCCTGCTCAACCCGGGTGCTCGCCCCTCCGCGCCGCTACAACAGCAGGCGCTGGTACCCAGGGCCAACCCCGGTCCCAATCCCGCGCCCCATCCTCCCGCCGCGGGCCAACAGCCCCCGACTGCTCCTCAGCTAGCTCCAAACCCAGCACCAGCACCAGCACCAGCACCAGACCCTGCCCCACCGGAGGCGGCAGGAGATCCTGGTGCCGCGATCGCCGGGGCTAGCACGTCACTTGCCGAGTGGGTGACCGGACCGGACAGCCCCAACAAAACCCTGGAGCGCTTCGGCATTTCCGGGACCGACCTCGGAATCCCCTGGGATAACGGCGATCCCGCTAGCCATCAGGTGCTGATGATCTTCGGCGACACGTTCGGCTATTGCGCCGTCGATGGCCATCAATGGCGATACAACACCCTGTTCCGGAGCCAAGACCGTGACCTGGCCAACGGCGTCCATGTGACGTCCGGCGAGGCCGCCAACAGATTTTCCGGTTCGCCGGTACACCGACCGGGCTTTTCCAAACAGCTCATCAACAGCATCAAATGGGCGCCAGACGAGACGGGCATCATTCCGACCGCGGGTATCTCCGTCGGCAAAACCCAGTACGTCAACTTCATGTCCATCAGGAATTGGGGCCGTGATGGAGAATGGACGACGAACTACTCGGGCATCGCGGTGTCCAAGGACAACGGCCAGACCTGGGGGGTCTACCCGGGCACCATCCGCGCGTCGGGGCCGGGCAGCGGCGGGAGAGCCAAGTTCGTTCCGGGAAATGAGAATTTCCAGATGGGCGCGTTCGTCAAGTCCAACGACGGTTACCTCTACTCGTTCGGAACCCCGCCCGGGCGCGGCGGTTCGGCGCATCTGGCGCGAGTTTCGCAGCGCTTTGTGCCCGACCTAGCCAAGTACGAATACTTCAACGGCGACTCGAACTCCTGGGTCCCAGGCAAGCCGGACGCGGCCACACCCGTGATCCCGGGCCCGGTAGGCGAAATGTCGGTCCAATACAACACCTATCTCAAGCAATACCTGGCGCTGTACACCAACGGGATGAACGACGTGGTGGCAAGGACCGCGCCGGCTCCGCAAGGACCGTGGAGTCCAGAGCAAATGCTCGTGTCGTCCTTCCAAATGCCTGGCGGCATCTACGCGCCGATGATGCATCCCTGGTCGACGGGCAAAGACGTATATTTCAATCTTTCGCTGTGGTCGGCATATAACGTGATGTTGATGCACACCGTACTGCCATAG
- a CDS encoding LysR family transcriptional regulator, translated as MPPLSARMPELSALGIFLAIARTGSLGAAGREFGLTQQAVSARLASIETQTGVALVVRTPRGSHLTPAGVVVAEWADRLLDVAQHMDAGLASLRSERRKRIKVAASLTIAEQLMPRWLVSLQVTNARTGAAAPEIIMTATNSDQAIAGVHAGTADLGFIETPYIPTGLRSRVVGSDELVVVVPADHRWARRQRSLSARELSQTPLVTREPGSGTRDSLTAALSRTLGDSPQQAHPVLELSSAAAVRAAVVAGAGPAVMSRLAVADDLAIGRLCPVAVPELDLRRKLRAIWAGGRTPPAGAARDLLTHIAGRAAT; from the coding sequence ATGCCGCCCCTCAGCGCTCGCATGCCCGAACTGTCCGCGCTCGGAATATTTTTGGCGATCGCGCGGACCGGTAGTCTCGGTGCAGCGGGCCGCGAGTTCGGCCTGACGCAGCAGGCGGTGTCGGCGCGGCTGGCGTCAATTGAGACTCAGACCGGAGTGGCCCTAGTCGTCAGGACCCCGCGCGGCTCACACTTGACACCCGCCGGAGTGGTCGTCGCCGAGTGGGCAGATCGCTTGCTCGACGTCGCACAACATATGGACGCCGGGTTGGCCTCGTTGCGATCGGAAAGGCGCAAACGCATCAAAGTGGCAGCGAGCCTGACGATCGCCGAACAACTCATGCCACGCTGGCTGGTGTCCTTGCAAGTTACGAACGCCCGGACCGGCGCAGCCGCTCCCGAGATCATCATGACGGCCACCAATAGCGACCAGGCGATTGCCGGCGTGCACGCTGGGACCGCCGATCTTGGCTTCATCGAAACCCCATACATACCAACAGGGTTACGCAGCCGGGTGGTTGGCAGCGATGAGCTTGTGGTGGTCGTTCCGGCCGATCACCGGTGGGCTCGTCGCCAGCGATCACTGAGTGCACGGGAACTGAGCCAAACCCCGCTTGTCACCCGCGAGCCAGGGTCGGGGACGCGCGATTCGTTGACCGCAGCCCTGAGCCGAACGCTGGGTGACTCCCCACAGCAAGCACATCCGGTCCTCGAATTGTCCTCTGCCGCTGCGGTGCGCGCCGCCGTCGTCGCCGGCGCGGGACCCGCGGTGATGAGCCGACTCGCGGTTGCCGACGACCTCGCAATCGGTCGCCTGTGCCCCGTGGCGGTACCCGAGCTGGATCTCAGACGGAAGCTCCGCGCCATTTGGGCGGGCGGGCGCACTCCACCTGCCGGAGCGGCCCGAGACCTACTTACTCACATCGCCGGCCGCGCTGCTACCTAA
- a CDS encoding sulfite oxidase, translating into MLETAGLWGKRDDMIVRGGLPYNAEPPPAVLAASDITPINAFYARNHGPVPDIAPEHWRLTVDGLVDSPLTVTYERLTSEFDQHTVVATLACAGNRRAELLRVRPIPGKDPWEHGAISTAQWRGVRLADVLKAAEVHLGEGLHVAFEAPDVAEEARPVQPYGSSIPLRKALSSEVLLAWQMNSEPLPPAHGGPVRVVVPGYVGARSVKWVTAITVQPGPSQNYFQALDYRILPPDADADLVAPGEGISLSSLALNCDILDPTDGDDVPSGALTIRGYGIAGDGRSVERVDISLDDGLTWQQADLHAAPSQWSWRPWSLTVDVEPGPLGIIARAWDDTGTLQPESAASLWNPRGYGNNAWARVALRVGQAVTRS; encoded by the coding sequence ATGCTGGAGACCGCCGGGTTATGGGGCAAGCGTGACGACATGATCGTGCGTGGCGGCTTGCCGTACAACGCCGAACCACCACCGGCCGTGTTGGCTGCCAGCGACATCACCCCGATCAATGCGTTCTATGCCCGCAATCACGGCCCAGTCCCGGACATCGCGCCGGAGCACTGGCGGTTGACGGTCGACGGGCTGGTGGATAGCCCGCTTACCGTGACCTACGAACGGCTGACCAGTGAGTTCGACCAACACACCGTGGTGGCGACGCTGGCGTGCGCCGGCAATCGACGTGCCGAGCTGCTGCGGGTGCGACCGATCCCGGGTAAAGATCCTTGGGAGCACGGGGCAATCTCGACCGCTCAGTGGCGCGGTGTCCGTCTTGCAGACGTCCTCAAGGCCGCCGAGGTGCACCTCGGCGAGGGGTTGCATGTCGCGTTCGAAGCTCCGGACGTCGCCGAGGAGGCTCGCCCCGTACAGCCCTACGGCAGCTCTATCCCGTTGCGCAAGGCGCTGTCGTCGGAGGTTCTGCTGGCATGGCAGATGAACTCCGAACCGTTGCCGCCTGCCCACGGAGGTCCGGTTCGCGTAGTGGTTCCCGGATACGTTGGGGCTCGCAGCGTCAAATGGGTCACGGCCATCACCGTGCAACCTGGCCCTTCGCAGAACTACTTTCAGGCTCTGGACTACCGCATCCTTCCGCCGGACGCCGATGCCGACCTCGTCGCGCCGGGCGAAGGAATTTCGCTATCGTCGCTGGCGCTCAACTGCGACATCCTCGACCCCACCGATGGCGATGACGTGCCGTCTGGAGCGCTGACGATTCGTGGCTACGGGATCGCCGGTGATGGCCGCAGCGTTGAGCGTGTCGACATATCCCTCGACGACGGGCTGACCTGGCAGCAGGCCGACTTGCACGCCGCGCCCAGTCAGTGGTCCTGGCGCCCGTGGTCGCTGACCGTCGACGTCGAGCCGGGACCTTTGGGCATCATCGCGCGCGCCTGGGACGACACCGGGACGCTGCAGCCCGAATCAGCGGCGTCCCTGTGGAATCCGCGCGGATACGGCAACAACGCTTGGGCCCGCGTCGCGTTGCGCGTGGGTCAGGCGGTAACTCGGTCATAG
- a CDS encoding RND family transporter — MTAIGRFIHRYALWIVVVWTLAAIIANGFAVPLEQVITAEDQPFSPSGTATSLAVQRSAAAFGEMPGDNTGYLVLERNESLNDQDRAFYDQLVAALRADSRHVIEVVDWWGVPAMKDAVRSEDHRAVTAALRFGGMVGTSQARESIAVVRNIVAQLHPPDGLHVFVTGAGATIVDEFAAIDRQMPFITTMTIAALLFLLLIVYRSLITAMVPLLSVVVALAVDKPIVSVLVQREVIEVSLFSVGLGIAVVVGTGTGFAIFLIGRYHERRRQSVAPAAALADAYRGVAPAIVGSTLIVVTPLVAMGWVSLAWIGMFATTGVLCFIGVLTVGLAALTLTPALIALASRANLLEPPRDERIQRRFRRIGTHVARWPAPILIGSGVFVFILMLALPGVPIGWDEAAATPAAAESNRGYRAAERHFAPNQLLPTVVTIETDHDIRNPTGLTAIERITAAIMGIPGVRMVRSASHPNGLVSKQAALTTTAGNLGDQLDAFSDRLTSREATFANLETALRDVVSALDLLQTGVRQDAYGIGQVSLAVRLMQDALIKLQGDAADVYDIFDPLRGFVAAIPDCGDNLVCSAAQEVVQWANTVVESCTKLVDAAGQLARGIADAASATSGVPGLANALNSASGELAQVRASAAGLKEILSNVGVAPLGELPEYLHELAAASQDAPGVDLHAARKILTDPNMRPALDYFVSPNGHATRLLVYGDRSEWGNDGAQQARAIVAVVQEETKEDTLKPTAVELTGVGPATRDLQDLVGRDLALLAVITFAVILAIAALLLRSPLAGLVVLATIAASYICALGASVLIWKHILGHDLHWSVLPIAFVLLIAVGSGCNLLFALRIREELPAGPRTSIIRAFATTGAVVTAAGIVLGTTMFALAASSVLSVAQIGVAVGSGLVLDALVMRSFVLPALMVVLGRWLWWPRKSVSTGQLPEPVAIQ, encoded by the coding sequence GTGACCGCCATAGGACGATTCATCCATCGCTACGCGCTATGGATCGTGGTCGTCTGGACTCTGGCGGCAATCATCGCCAATGGCTTTGCCGTGCCACTCGAGCAGGTCATCACCGCCGAGGATCAGCCTTTCTCGCCGTCTGGCACCGCCACTTCGCTTGCCGTGCAACGGTCGGCCGCGGCGTTCGGCGAAATGCCCGGCGACAACACCGGGTACCTGGTGCTTGAGCGGAACGAGTCCCTCAATGACCAAGACCGGGCGTTCTACGATCAGTTGGTCGCGGCGCTTCGCGCCGATTCCCGCCATGTCATCGAGGTAGTGGACTGGTGGGGCGTCCCGGCCATGAAAGATGCGGTCCGAAGCGAGGATCATCGCGCAGTGACTGCGGCCTTGCGCTTTGGCGGCATGGTTGGCACGTCGCAAGCCAGGGAGTCGATAGCCGTCGTGCGCAACATCGTGGCACAACTGCACCCTCCCGACGGCTTGCACGTATTCGTCACCGGTGCCGGCGCCACCATCGTGGACGAGTTCGCGGCGATCGACAGGCAGATGCCGTTCATCACGACGATGACGATCGCGGCGTTGCTATTCCTGTTGTTGATCGTCTACCGGTCCCTGATCACGGCGATGGTGCCGTTGCTATCGGTCGTCGTTGCCCTAGCTGTGGACAAGCCGATCGTTTCCGTGCTTGTCCAACGCGAAGTCATCGAGGTTTCCCTGTTTTCCGTCGGACTGGGTATTGCGGTCGTTGTCGGAACGGGTACCGGCTTCGCGATCTTTCTGATCGGGCGCTACCACGAGCGGCGAAGGCAAAGCGTCGCCCCAGCGGCTGCATTGGCCGATGCGTATCGCGGTGTGGCGCCGGCGATCGTGGGCTCCACGCTTATCGTGGTCACGCCTCTGGTCGCCATGGGTTGGGTGAGCCTCGCGTGGATCGGTATGTTCGCGACAACCGGAGTTCTTTGCTTCATCGGCGTTCTCACAGTTGGCCTGGCCGCATTGACGTTGACCCCGGCGCTCATTGCGCTCGCCAGCCGCGCCAACCTGCTCGAACCCCCACGAGATGAACGCATCCAGCGGCGATTTCGGCGCATCGGCACCCATGTGGCGCGCTGGCCGGCACCGATTTTGATCGGCAGCGGCGTTTTCGTGTTCATCCTGATGCTTGCCCTGCCGGGAGTGCCGATTGGGTGGGACGAAGCCGCGGCAACCCCGGCCGCGGCCGAATCCAATCGCGGTTACCGGGCGGCCGAGCGCCACTTCGCTCCCAACCAACTGCTGCCCACCGTGGTCACCATCGAAACCGACCACGACATCCGCAATCCCACCGGACTCACTGCCATCGAACGAATCACCGCTGCGATTATGGGTATTCCCGGTGTGCGGATGGTGCGGTCAGCGAGCCACCCCAACGGATTGGTGTCCAAGCAAGCTGCCTTGACCACCACGGCGGGGAATCTCGGTGATCAGCTGGACGCATTTTCTGACCGGCTCACATCCCGTGAGGCGACGTTCGCCAATCTCGAAACCGCGCTCCGCGACGTGGTGTCAGCCCTCGATCTGCTTCAGACTGGCGTCCGACAGGACGCCTACGGAATTGGTCAGGTGAGTTTGGCCGTCCGATTAATGCAGGACGCGCTGATCAAGCTGCAGGGCGACGCCGCTGACGTCTACGACATTTTTGACCCGCTGCGGGGTTTTGTCGCGGCGATACCAGACTGCGGGGACAATCTCGTGTGTTCTGCTGCCCAAGAGGTGGTGCAGTGGGCAAATACCGTCGTTGAAAGCTGCACGAAGCTGGTCGATGCGGCAGGACAGCTCGCCAGGGGGATAGCGGACGCCGCCTCGGCGACCTCAGGCGTACCAGGCCTCGCGAATGCGTTGAACAGCGCCAGCGGTGAACTGGCGCAGGTAAGAGCGTCAGCGGCAGGTTTGAAAGAGATACTCAGCAATGTCGGAGTGGCCCCATTGGGAGAGCTTCCCGAGTATTTGCACGAACTCGCCGCGGCCTCCCAGGATGCCCCCGGCGTGGACCTCCATGCCGCCCGGAAGATTCTGACCGACCCGAATATGCGGCCAGCCTTGGACTACTTTGTCTCACCAAACGGCCATGCAACGCGTCTACTCGTCTACGGCGACCGGAGCGAATGGGGCAATGATGGCGCCCAACAGGCACGCGCCATCGTGGCCGTCGTACAGGAGGAAACCAAGGAGGACACGCTCAAGCCCACGGCCGTTGAACTCACCGGCGTTGGACCGGCTACCCGTGACCTTCAAGATCTGGTGGGCAGAGACCTTGCCTTGCTGGCGGTCATCACATTCGCCGTAATTCTCGCGATCGCCGCACTGCTTCTGCGAAGTCCGCTCGCCGGGCTTGTCGTCCTCGCCACCATCGCCGCGTCGTACATCTGCGCGCTTGGCGCCAGCGTACTGATTTGGAAACACATACTGGGCCACGACTTGCACTGGTCGGTGTTGCCGATTGCGTTTGTGTTGCTGATAGCCGTGGGCTCGGGCTGCAACCTGCTCTTCGCGCTGCGCATCCGCGAAGAGCTTCCCGCCGGGCCACGAACCAGTATCATCCGAGCGTTCGCCACGACAGGGGCAGTGGTTACCGCCGCTGGAATCGTGCTTGGGACAACAATGTTCGCGCTTGCCGCGAGTAGCGTGCTAAGTGTCGCGCAAATCGGTGTCGCCGTTGGCAGCGGGCTAGTGCTGGACGCCCTCGTGATGCGTAGTTTCGTGCTGCCCGCCCTGATGGTGGTGCTGGGCCGTTGGCTGTGGTGGCCGCGTAAATCGGTCAGCACGGGGCAGCTGCCTGAGCCAGTCGCTATCCAGTGA
- a CDS encoding FAD-dependent oxidoreductase, with protein MPGNQVLAKPPAAPKAAPLRILVIGAGVSGISAARGLLRDGHDVTVFDQRSDLQAGGGAVTIWSNGATVLGQLGVDMDAAGQQLSSVRVLTSKGHVLAILDVAAMVNRLGAPVRMVPRRVLLERLLEGFPTDRIRCGCRAVGVVSRPGGVRVEFDDGSSADGDLAIGADGLHSMVRDVVGAPAAQTTGWCSWQGLVRLPDVVDDRRVAQVIIGEGGNTGLWPAGDCDVQWWFDLPWSHDFVRPHRPIEVIRSHFGGWSDPVDRVLAALTDDDLAPSPFPHFRHPIPGKGQGALTLLGDAAHTMPPTLAQGTNQALLDTMVLCRALSGVRNRSSGSKSDQLSRALRWYEKIRRRRVRAVSRVASLRVCHGEAVLRPAALISDRLHTWALTMFLDLTSHRRMSAKISRGLAATPATPRSSSGLAR; from the coding sequence ATGCCTGGTAACCAGGTTTTGGCGAAGCCGCCGGCGGCGCCGAAGGCGGCGCCGCTACGGATTCTTGTCATCGGAGCCGGTGTGAGCGGCATTTCCGCGGCGCGGGGGCTGTTGCGCGACGGACATGACGTAACCGTGTTCGACCAGCGCTCGGATTTGCAGGCGGGCGGCGGCGCCGTGACCATCTGGTCGAATGGGGCAACGGTTCTGGGCCAACTGGGCGTCGACATGGACGCGGCGGGTCAGCAGCTATCCAGCGTGCGGGTGTTGACCTCCAAGGGGCACGTGCTTGCGATCCTGGACGTGGCCGCCATGGTCAACCGGCTAGGCGCCCCTGTTCGGATGGTCCCCCGTCGTGTCCTGCTTGAACGGCTGCTGGAAGGCTTCCCGACGGATCGCATCCGATGCGGCTGCCGTGCGGTGGGGGTAGTCAGCAGGCCCGGTGGGGTGCGCGTCGAGTTCGATGACGGCAGCTCGGCCGATGGAGATCTGGCAATCGGTGCGGATGGCCTGCACTCGATGGTCCGAGATGTCGTTGGCGCGCCGGCTGCGCAGACGACCGGCTGGTGCAGCTGGCAGGGACTCGTCCGTCTCCCGGACGTCGTTGACGATAGGCGCGTGGCGCAGGTCATCATCGGTGAGGGCGGAAATACCGGTCTGTGGCCGGCCGGGGACTGCGATGTGCAGTGGTGGTTCGACCTGCCCTGGTCCCACGACTTCGTGCGACCGCATCGTCCGATCGAGGTGATTCGGTCGCATTTCGGCGGTTGGTCCGACCCGGTCGATCGAGTGCTCGCCGCTTTGACCGACGATGATCTTGCCCCCTCGCCATTCCCACACTTTCGACATCCGATTCCTGGGAAGGGCCAGGGAGCGCTGACCTTGCTCGGTGACGCCGCACATACGATGCCGCCCACCCTCGCGCAGGGGACCAATCAGGCGCTGCTCGACACGATGGTGTTGTGCAGGGCGCTATCAGGTGTCCGGAACAGAAGTAGCGGCAGCAAAAGCGATCAGCTCTCACGCGCGCTGCGCTGGTACGAGAAGATCAGGCGACGCAGGGTCAGGGCAGTGTCCAGGGTGGCGTCGCTGCGGGTGTGCCACGGTGAGGCCGTGCTGCGGCCGGCGGCGTTGATCTCGGACCGGCTGCACACCTGGGCACTCACCATGTTTCTGGATCTGACGAGTCACCGTCGAATGTCGGCAAAGATTAGCCGTGGCCTCGCGGCCACACCTGCTACACCGCGTTCTTCGTCTGGGTTGGCGCGATGA
- a CDS encoding DUF4389 domain-containing protein: protein MSKPPNPVRVRGGLDAPSRWLWLVKWCVLAVPHYPILVFLYLVYPLLTVVAGVAILFTGRYPRPIFDFNVGVLRWSWRVMNYRFPMNCTDKYPPFTLRSRPDYPGDLEVDYPERLTRWAVLVKWWLLGLPQILLCWAMEPLLQVLCVINAVWLLCAGRIHRGMFDLLMGIVRWRYRVAVYVSLMRDEYPPFQLDLGDR from the coding sequence ATGAGCAAACCGCCTAATCCCGTCCGGGTCCGAGGTGGTCTCGACGCCCCATCCCGGTGGCTCTGGCTCGTCAAGTGGTGCGTGCTGGCCGTTCCGCACTACCCCATATTGGTATTTCTATACCTGGTCTATCCACTACTGACCGTCGTTGCCGGCGTTGCGATCTTGTTCACCGGGCGGTATCCCCGGCCAATCTTCGACTTCAACGTGGGAGTGCTGCGCTGGTCGTGGCGAGTCATGAATTACCGATTTCCGATGAACTGCACCGACAAGTACCCACCCTTTACGTTGCGGTCTCGGCCGGACTACCCGGGCGATCTGGAGGTCGACTATCCGGAACGGCTGACGAGATGGGCGGTTCTGGTGAAGTGGTGGCTGCTCGGGCTCCCGCAGATACTGCTGTGTTGGGCGATGGAGCCGCTGCTGCAGGTGCTTTGCGTTATCAACGCGGTGTGGTTGCTGTGCGCCGGGAGGATTCACCGGGGCATGTTCGATCTACTGATGGGCATCGTTCGATGGCGTTACCGGGTGGCGGTGTACGTTTCGTTGATGCGTGACGAATATCCGCCGTTCCAACTCGATCTAGGTGACCGATAA
- a CDS encoding class I SAM-dependent methyltransferase, translating into MTRRNPLFPYVYRIGMPIFDRLFYCRYRRAAITHATGRLLMIGLGPGADLKYVPPAVTSVAAVEPVAAFRRMAARLARHCGIAVDIVDGQGESIPFPDNSFDSVHVGLVLCSVDDVAATLDEIRRVLVPGGRLVVLEHVRGEGAMGRFQDMIAKPWSWISSGCHPNRRTIDAIAAAGFDTSGLRSIPRTLVPPPCTPHLQGFATLLK; encoded by the coding sequence ATAACGCGCCGTAATCCGTTGTTCCCGTACGTGTATCGAATCGGCATGCCGATCTTCGACCGGTTGTTCTATTGCCGATACCGTCGAGCGGCGATCACCCATGCGACCGGCCGGCTGCTGATGATCGGGCTCGGCCCGGGGGCCGATTTGAAGTATGTTCCGCCGGCAGTCACCTCAGTCGCCGCCGTGGAGCCGGTGGCGGCGTTCCGCCGGATGGCGGCTCGTCTTGCTCGCCATTGCGGCATTGCCGTCGACATCGTCGATGGGCAGGGCGAGTCGATTCCGTTCCCGGACAACAGTTTCGACTCGGTACACGTTGGGTTGGTGCTGTGTTCAGTCGATGATGTGGCCGCAACTCTCGACGAGATCCGGCGGGTGCTCGTGCCCGGAGGCAGGTTGGTCGTCCTCGAACACGTCCGCGGAGAGGGCGCGATGGGGCGATTCCAGGACATGATCGCAAAGCCGTGGTCGTGGATTTCGTCGGGCTGTCATCCAAACCGCCGAACCATCGACGCCATTGCCGCGGCCGGATTCGATACCTCGGGGTTGCGCAGCATCCCCCGAACCTTGGTGCCGCCGCCCTGCACACCTCATCTGCAAGGATTTGCCACCCTGCTCAAATGA